TAATGACTTGGTTATCGGTATAACTAAGAACTGATGCAAAGATTAACTTTGGCTGTGGGAATTATTTTTTGCGAACAGAGTGAAATGTAAATTCAAAACACTTGCAAATATTAAATAGCATAATCGCCAAAAATACTAATATTTTGGGAAGCACAAGTAAAGCTATACCCATGTGGCTACCGTCTACATGTCAGAAAATATAAGGgacatgaaaattattttatctacTGTAATAGGCCCAGCCTTGATAAAATCGGTGTTGCTCATTGTACATGGTCACAAATCATTTACTTTTTGGTAAACGGTtctggtattttattttaaatgcatgtatagtgattttttctttaattttaggaAGTAATAACTATGTTCATGAAATACTTTGTGCAGGGTTATTTCAAATGTGACTATATGTATGTCATGAATTTTAACTTTTGGTTAAgtataaatcattgtttattttGTGAGAATTGAATTCAGCGgttgaaatatgatatattatatcTCATAAAGAAGAATGAAAACCATcgaatatttgttattattttgtcAACGTAATTCCCCTCAACGactgaaacttggcctggatgttctgTTGGTGGTCGTCTTTTAAggtttccatacctcatgtttttatttcgatgtaaatgagatgtggaaccaaaatttgtagtcctgtatGGCGctcctatactgtgttggtgtgccgtaaaacccaaataaataaataaatctttcaaGGTTATTCAAGTGATTGGTTGCATGTATGGGCCGCAGGAGCTAAAAATGGAACAAGAGGGTCCTGACGATCTCTCACCCGAGTTTCACAGGTTGCTTGAAGAGGGTCAGTTatggaaattattttgaaactaggCCAGTGTTTTATGCCCCTTTCTCGACATAAcaatatttggttaagtttttgcatgtttGCTactatctcagtacccacttttaaatgggaatggattgaaacttcacacacttgtccacagTAATGAACTGACCCGAACTCTCGTTTGCATGTTTACATAGTTATGTCccattttagatttaaaaataatttcacagatacgAATATCAATGAGCGTACTCAAATATCATAACAAAAATGAGTTGCATTTGAAATGGGCGAAGTTTTTATCATGAGGACATTGGGGCCGCGGTGAAACACCACAGGCGTCCCTTGAGTTGCCCTACTGACTGGTAATACACATCCTTCAACCTAGGCCTTGTACAGAGATTCACATAGTGACGACAGTATTCTTATCCTTTGGAATAACCTCCTATCCGAAACAGTTCTTTCAAGCAGGCAATACCCTAAATACCTACAATGAATTGCAGCAAGGTGTGCTTCATTTAATACTTATAACTGCTTTTGAGtcctattttatcattttaatatcgGCTTCACtgtgaatattttgtaaaaattctttCACTTGCACTCGACTGCTGACtgttaaccattaccctgctatttttctaaaatggactggtccattattcaatttaggaaataccatttattattcaaagggggttttacttaaaatttactgactgaatagcaaacagtgcagaccatgatcaggctgcacggatattcaggctgatcatggtctgcgctggtcgcaaaggcagaatcacttgccgccagcaggctaagggttaaatacacCCCGTCATTTATGCTCAGTTTTTGAACTTTCGACCTACCGACCCGTTTCATGCGCTGTGCACTTCTTCTCTTTACCATCTATAGCAtgatattccaaatttcaagtcaatagatTGAAATAACCAAGAAaacacattctttactagtttcgacTTTTATGTCTTCATCAAAAATAACAACGAACAAAACAAGTCTCAAGTTAATCAATACCTTGAACGAATTGTCCATAATTCCAAATTTGAATTCAGTACCTTGAATAGTATTTAAAGATTTTGATCTTtgagctcagtttgtgaccttaacctttgacctaccgatcCGGTCCATGCGCTCTACACATTGTATGAAGTCAATACCggtggtccgattttgaaatatttacacatTGGTTTCTATGTtatggacacaaaatatgacgtcAGATTTGACCTCTGTCGCTTTGTCTTATCACCACTTACTTACAagcgaagtttgaagtttgaATAGTTTTTCAGTTATGCTCAAGGGACGGACAAACCAACAAAAGCACACATAAACACATATCTCCCATTTTTTACAAAACAGGCGAATAAAAATTAGCGTTTAAAGCCTCAGTTCAAATGTCTTCATAAATATGGACCCAGCTCTGGTGCAAATGTTGTCgtatacttgcggagaacaggatgTCACTGGTAAAATTCCAGGAACAGTACttgaaatattgttgaattaAACAGGACAAACAGCAGCCCATCCGGTATGATGACACACAGGTGCGGATGTTATCCACAGAGTTGTGAACGAACACATGCTTGATAAAACTTCTGcgcaaaataatgataaatgcATGACTGGAAAGCACACGGGCTGCCTACACCAGAGGGAGCCTTAGCGATCCATTTCAGTTCCTGTATAAGCTAAGGTAACCAGTTTAGTTGCATTTCAGATGGATCTGCTCTCTTTCACTCCTTTGGGGTTTGCGTTAGTATCTTAAGCTACAACAAAGTAAAACGCTTCCTCAGATGTGCTAATTCCAGCAACACGTGTAGTGAAACATATAACTATATCCCAATTTCCCAAACACAATCACTCGTCAGTAAAATGTGTTCTCGgagtatgttttgtttttgatttcgtCTTGGCTTGACTCGGTATAATTTCAGGAAAATGGTTCGAGCCTTGTGGAGCAGACCCGTGTAGAAGCCAAGTCATTACATAGTCTTTTGATGACATATTTTTGGGCAAAGCCGGTGCCTTTGTGGACGCCGGGAACTGTTCCGGAATTCTCACATTTATATCCACACGATTGCGTGTCACATTGTCTTGACTAGCTGGATTCTGTTGTATTGATATACTTTTGATCGGGTGCGTTTTGCGGTCTTTTTTATTTGGTttcaaatgttttacatttcCACTTAAGATTTCGTTTGTTTCTTCGGTCACGTTTCGTACAtggttttgttttacatgtatcggACACGGAGCTGCACGTATTTCCGGAAGAACTGGCGCATGACTCACGTGCATTGTGTTCGCACGTGCAACTGTTTCTATAATATTGTCGGGAAAATCCCCGTCCTCGTCGCCCGACTCCATACTCCTGAAATAATACAATCATAATGGAATAAATTAAAGAAGTTTTACCCACATATTTTATGCAATATGTCTAAAGAAATGCAATGTAGAAGCCGTTGTTGTCAAGCCGTACTTACTCTGAAGATCCCAGTAATGACGTTTCCAAGGAAACAGGCTCTACTATTCAAGCATTTGGTGCAATcaagttttcaaaaggaataCGTAATGCAGTCTAAACTCAGACAATTTATTTTGCCAACAATCCCTTGTCATCAGGGTAGATGAAAGCTGACGTTTTAGGCAaaaaattaagttttatgttGTAACAGAAATTGCAGAAAttgaatttcaattatcaaacAACGAAAGTAATGTTAAAAACACCTGTAACGATTAAGCAAGTAGTGAAAATATGCTACATTGAATTACTGAATTCTAACTACCGGGATTTATCGTTTTAGAgcagttaaaaataaaacaactgcaTTGATTTTGGCATATTTCATATATACCTTGCAACACCTTGTACTTTGAGTAGAAACGTAACAAATTATTTAGCATAGAACCTAGTCTTCCCTATTTACCTTATAGCTGATTTCTTATCGTCTGCGACAAACGGTACCGCCGACAGCATGCAAAATGAccgccggcgtcggcgttgcaTGTTTTACCACAATGTAGTATTCAAATCCTTATTTGTTATTCCTTCATGCAAATGTGTTAGCCTTTAGAAACAACATGAAATTTCATATAAAGTTCAGCTGAAACCTTTATACAAATAGAATATTTATGAATAACGAATACTGAAATAAGGATTATAATGAAACAAGTTATTTTGACATTGTCAAAAATATGAATCTGTATCAGGTAAGTTAAAAGTTCAAATGGGTGCACATAACTATATCAGTCCACATAGTTCACATTTTAGAGCCACTATAAATAAGATTATTCC
The sequence above is a segment of the Mercenaria mercenaria strain notata chromosome 3, MADL_Memer_1, whole genome shotgun sequence genome. Coding sequences within it:
- the LOC123524590 gene encoding uncharacterized protein LOC123524590 codes for the protein MEEPNVVEGHMQALTPRRQETQHNTNLRHLPGVNDSRNYIMITQDILDAFKDRVVKSHKVNLKLNPVRHRNSRRPVVSRRHIPPVPTELSHALLSKSHTSFDLRDFVRNRPVKVFVDDITKYNTSASEIASGSGQEFPEMLKRKPTLLKSSSKLSDSAIKRSMESGDEDGDFPDNIIETVARANTMHVSHAPVLPEIRAAPCPIHVKQNHVRNVTEETNEILSGNVKHLKPNKKDRKTHPIKSISIQQNPASQDNVTRNRVDINVRIPEQFPASTKAPALPKNMSSKDYVMTWLLHGSAPQGSNHFPEIIPSQAKTKSKTKHTPRTHFTDE